The following proteins are co-located in the Aggregicoccus sp. 17bor-14 genome:
- a CDS encoding LysR family transcriptional regulator encodes MSIPLASLDLNLLLVLHTVLSERSVVRAAERLHVTPSAVSNGLARLRSALGDPLVTRQGRGIVPTPRALALAPVIAQGLRELERAVHAAPFDPRSCTRSFTLAVADAGQVTWVPRIAAAMAEQMPLARLSVVGIDSLVSLGDLASSQVDLHIGLPGRGAGLHFEPLLEERTVLVARRGHPALGKRLSARALGALRHVGVEMVPGRSFRDFIGAAYARAGIPREVALTVPSFTAAAAVVAATDFVATLPASLVSAQGARLGVHAVDAPLHPYAVKIALCWHERTHADPAAQSLRALVRRAVLAQ; translated from the coding sequence GTGAGCATTCCTCTCGCGTCCCTGGACCTGAACCTGCTGCTGGTGCTGCACACCGTGCTCTCCGAGCGCAGCGTGGTGCGGGCCGCCGAGCGGCTGCACGTGACGCCCTCCGCGGTGAGCAACGGCCTGGCGCGCCTGCGCTCCGCGCTCGGAGACCCGCTGGTGACACGCCAGGGCCGGGGCATCGTGCCCACGCCACGCGCGCTCGCACTCGCACCCGTCATTGCGCAGGGCCTGCGCGAGCTGGAGCGCGCGGTGCATGCGGCCCCCTTCGACCCGCGCAGCTGCACGCGCAGCTTCACGCTCGCCGTGGCGGACGCGGGTCAGGTCACCTGGGTGCCGCGCATCGCCGCGGCGATGGCCGAGCAGATGCCGCTCGCGCGCCTCTCCGTGGTGGGCATCGACTCGCTCGTGTCCCTGGGCGACCTCGCCTCCTCGCAGGTGGACCTCCACATCGGACTGCCCGGGCGCGGCGCCGGCTTGCACTTCGAGCCGCTGCTCGAGGAGCGCACCGTGCTGGTGGCGCGCCGCGGCCACCCGGCGCTGGGCAAGCGGCTGAGTGCGCGGGCGCTCGGGGCGCTGCGGCACGTGGGCGTGGAGATGGTGCCGGGCCGCAGCTTTCGCGACTTCATCGGCGCGGCCTACGCGCGCGCCGGCATCCCGCGCGAGGTGGCGCTCACCGTTCCCAGCTTCACGGCGGCAGCTGCGGTGGTGGCGGCGACTGATTTCGTCGCCACGCTGCCTGCATCACTCGTGAGCGCGCAGGGGGCGCGCCTCGGCGTGCACGCGGTGGACGCGCCGCTGCACCCGTACGCAGTGAAGATCGCCCTGTGCTGGCACGAGCGCACGCACGCAGACCCCGCCGCGCAGAGCCTGCGCGCACTGGTGCGGCGTGCTGTGCTCGCGCAGTGA
- a CDS encoding MG2 domain-containing protein yields MRCTARIAALAALVLTAGSALAKPLYITVPRAYGTQEPVAVDVAFESRGPVELRVLEPSDVDAFLRAQGDLRRAYQVPPTTQNPGNALTRGLNAVRAPGSFLLFALGEDLRRAVAPGLPARPPPPSPRPLVRLAEGSEKLVGIPPGFRVVRSQWLNLDLGGNDGAFSVPGFDTAGEEGGYQERRVSLAPLPAGTYVLQLVQGRIEGQVVLVVTDLTVQLKQTDGRVLVRVAGRDQRPRAGAKVQLYLPTGKGPAGTTDAQGEVTLPVSEPRLIATASVGRDTALVDTDFYSSLAVTPDVFLYSDRPIYKPGDEVKFRGLLRQPDSFLARLFTPRQRSVTVKLTSAEGRSVQTRASVDAFGSFAGNLQLPSDLGTGVLSLMAQVDDRQHGGEARVQDYVKPTFYVELQPERETVVPGEPLRATVRARRYAGGVPAGARYEVFLYRTLLDAPAWVDDAGKGGQGSAVTYGSPSTSEGALSVPERLYSSVAARESDGEDPWASAAVFDANGEAQVELAVPPLAPGEERLPYRYALTVRARDDQETFANASASFFLSKVEVMGAARFSAAVVKKDAEAFLEVRATTLSGKPYGATPGEVEFVLRRADGSEKSLEKRTFTTDAAGVRREPVPTSRAGAVLARVTVKDKRGEAWTGEAQLLVIGAPDEPVARVPNLTLAALSGTLAPGDTAELVALLPEGWGPEGKDAGPVWVTLGGAGLYGTQLVQLDGRTLVHRFDVEKRFGSAVYASVAYPTAQGRWEERTVGFRIVPRERTLTVSLQPRRAEAAPLGEQVVDLRVTDSEGEGVVAQVSVGVVDKAVYAIQSEFRPGILDFFYPVGRNNVATFLSAEFQGYGYGEALARALRGLPPDHAFASVKPPTRQARDLDRDTAYWNPSVVTDREGRATVRFTLPSNQTLWVVTGVAADTSGRFGEGTAGFATRGSLNLYTALPQFLREGDEALASVRLSAGEASKAPQGLQIKLAAAGVLQGAGVQQAVQLAPGAEQVLPMKLSAKGAGAGELSVQVAGGKEPLAERRQLPVRPAVLEAPVQVSRWGGGALALPAAASARLSHVELVLQPSLVDAALANVRELLTYPYGCLEQLVSTTVPNVALFRTLEKAGALDGLDPQSQALLAEARSRAVEGTHRILELEVRGGGFTWFDGYSEPSLPMTLVALDGLAYAVEAGLVDRNEPRIVESARWLEAQENLPTELDATRAWVLSRLDGPRAAPRVRALVQAAQPGDLYPLALAVLAAEQAGVRREPALASRLEQLVALSREGFAKPALLTQPDEALWRYPLRRVGLTAVLGHAASYGPIDVDAVRRQLLELLSEPGLSTFDRSTALLHSLWLVERDAKQLRRLPPPEVKGVGKPVHFSARGLGLVATLEPGTRSVELADFPGVASLHAVASTPLPDVKPESEGMSLSRAYYALREGTRVRLNAGDSVHVGEEVYVELTLDAREDSRDRSAYYVVEDAVPAGFVPLGEDKAFRAEPYSLPLAPEALKRRSLSPERATFFFEEPAWWSQSPRTVGYVLRAQFAGTFSAPPARIEDMYVARVHGRTAADVLKVVPSASSATAAGQDGG; encoded by the coding sequence ATGAGGTGCACTGCTCGCATCGCGGCCCTGGCCGCGCTGGTGCTCACGGCCGGCTCGGCGCTGGCCAAGCCGCTCTACATCACCGTGCCGCGCGCCTACGGGACGCAGGAGCCGGTGGCGGTGGACGTGGCCTTCGAGTCGCGCGGCCCCGTGGAGCTGCGCGTGCTCGAGCCCTCGGACGTGGACGCCTTCCTGCGCGCGCAGGGCGACCTGCGCCGCGCCTACCAGGTGCCGCCCACCACGCAGAACCCGGGCAATGCGCTCACCCGCGGGCTCAACGCGGTGCGCGCGCCCGGCAGCTTCCTCCTCTTCGCGCTCGGCGAGGACCTGCGCCGTGCCGTCGCCCCGGGCCTCCCCGCGCGGCCGCCCCCGCCCTCGCCGCGCCCGCTGGTGCGCCTCGCCGAGGGCAGCGAGAAGCTCGTGGGCATCCCGCCGGGTTTCCGCGTGGTGCGCAGCCAGTGGCTCAACCTGGACCTGGGCGGCAATGACGGCGCCTTCAGCGTGCCGGGCTTCGACACGGCGGGCGAGGAGGGCGGCTACCAGGAGCGGCGCGTCTCGCTCGCGCCGCTGCCCGCGGGCACCTACGTGCTGCAGCTGGTGCAGGGGCGCATCGAGGGCCAGGTGGTGCTCGTCGTCACCGACCTCACCGTGCAGCTGAAGCAGACGGACGGGCGCGTGCTGGTGCGCGTGGCGGGCCGCGACCAGCGCCCCCGCGCGGGCGCGAAGGTGCAGCTGTACCTGCCCACGGGCAAGGGCCCCGCGGGCACCACGGACGCGCAGGGCGAGGTGACGCTCCCGGTGAGCGAGCCGCGCCTCATCGCCACCGCGTCGGTGGGCCGCGACACGGCGCTGGTGGACACGGACTTCTACTCCTCGCTCGCCGTGACGCCGGACGTGTTCCTCTACAGCGACCGGCCCATCTACAAGCCGGGCGACGAGGTGAAGTTCCGCGGCCTCCTGCGCCAGCCGGACAGCTTCCTCGCGCGCCTCTTCACGCCGCGCCAGCGCAGCGTGACGGTGAAGCTCACCTCCGCGGAGGGCCGCAGCGTGCAGACGCGCGCGAGCGTGGACGCCTTCGGCTCCTTCGCGGGCAACCTGCAGCTGCCCTCCGACCTCGGCACCGGCGTGCTCAGCCTCATGGCGCAGGTGGACGACCGCCAGCACGGCGGCGAGGCGCGCGTGCAGGACTACGTGAAGCCGACCTTCTACGTGGAGCTGCAGCCCGAGCGCGAGACGGTGGTGCCGGGCGAGCCGCTGCGCGCCACGGTGCGCGCGCGGCGCTACGCGGGCGGCGTGCCCGCAGGCGCGCGCTACGAGGTGTTCCTCTACCGCACGCTGCTCGATGCGCCGGCGTGGGTGGACGACGCGGGCAAGGGCGGGCAGGGCAGCGCCGTCACCTACGGCAGCCCCTCCACGAGCGAGGGCGCCCTCAGCGTGCCCGAGCGGCTCTACTCCTCGGTGGCCGCGCGCGAGTCGGACGGCGAGGACCCGTGGGCAAGCGCCGCGGTCTTCGACGCGAACGGCGAGGCGCAGGTGGAGCTCGCGGTGCCGCCGCTCGCTCCGGGCGAGGAGCGCCTGCCCTACCGCTACGCGCTCACGGTGCGCGCGCGCGACGACCAGGAGACCTTCGCCAACGCGAGCGCCTCCTTCTTCCTCTCCAAGGTGGAGGTGATGGGGGCGGCGCGCTTCTCGGCCGCCGTGGTGAAGAAGGACGCCGAGGCCTTCCTCGAGGTGCGCGCCACCACGCTCTCCGGCAAGCCCTACGGGGCGACGCCGGGCGAGGTGGAGTTCGTGCTGCGCCGCGCCGACGGGAGCGAGAAGTCGCTGGAGAAGCGCACCTTCACCACGGACGCGGCGGGCGTGCGGCGCGAGCCGGTGCCCACCTCGCGCGCGGGCGCGGTGCTCGCGCGCGTGACGGTGAAGGACAAGCGGGGCGAGGCCTGGACGGGCGAGGCGCAGCTGCTCGTCATCGGCGCGCCGGACGAGCCGGTGGCGCGCGTGCCCAACCTCACGCTCGCGGCGCTCTCGGGCACGCTCGCGCCCGGGGACACGGCGGAGCTCGTCGCGCTGCTGCCCGAGGGCTGGGGCCCGGAGGGCAAGGACGCGGGGCCCGTGTGGGTGACGCTGGGCGGCGCGGGGCTGTACGGCACGCAGCTCGTGCAGCTCGACGGGCGCACGCTGGTGCACCGCTTCGACGTGGAGAAGCGCTTCGGCAGCGCGGTGTACGCGTCCGTGGCCTACCCCACGGCGCAGGGCCGCTGGGAGGAGCGCACGGTGGGCTTCCGCATCGTGCCGCGCGAGCGCACCCTCACGGTGAGCCTGCAGCCGCGGCGCGCCGAGGCCGCGCCGCTGGGCGAGCAGGTGGTGGACCTGCGGGTGACGGACAGTGAGGGCGAGGGCGTCGTCGCCCAGGTGTCCGTGGGCGTGGTGGACAAGGCCGTCTACGCCATCCAGAGCGAGTTCCGCCCCGGCATCCTCGACTTCTTCTACCCGGTGGGCCGCAACAACGTGGCCACCTTCCTCTCTGCCGAGTTCCAGGGCTACGGCTACGGCGAGGCGCTCGCGCGCGCACTGCGCGGGCTGCCGCCGGACCACGCCTTTGCCTCGGTGAAGCCGCCCACGCGCCAGGCGCGCGACCTGGACCGCGACACCGCGTACTGGAACCCCTCCGTCGTCACCGACCGCGAGGGCCGCGCCACCGTGCGCTTCACCCTGCCGAGCAACCAGACGCTCTGGGTGGTGACGGGCGTGGCGGCGGACACCTCGGGCCGCTTCGGCGAGGGCACCGCAGGCTTCGCCACCCGCGGCAGCCTCAACCTCTACACCGCGCTGCCGCAGTTCCTGCGCGAGGGCGACGAGGCGCTCGCCAGCGTGCGCCTCTCCGCGGGTGAGGCGAGCAAGGCGCCTCAAGGCCTCCAGATCAAGCTCGCGGCCGCGGGCGTGCTGCAGGGCGCCGGCGTGCAGCAGGCGGTGCAGCTCGCGCCGGGTGCGGAGCAGGTGCTGCCCATGAAGCTCAGCGCGAAGGGCGCGGGGGCAGGGGAGCTCTCGGTGCAGGTGGCCGGCGGCAAGGAGCCGCTCGCCGAGCGCCGGCAGCTTCCCGTGCGCCCTGCGGTGCTCGAGGCGCCGGTGCAGGTGTCTCGCTGGGGCGGCGGCGCGCTCGCGCTCCCGGCCGCCGCGAGCGCACGCCTCTCGCACGTGGAGCTGGTGCTGCAGCCCTCGCTGGTGGACGCGGCGCTCGCCAACGTGCGCGAGCTGCTCACCTACCCGTACGGCTGCCTCGAGCAGCTCGTCTCCACCACCGTGCCCAACGTGGCCCTCTTCCGCACGCTGGAGAAGGCGGGGGCGCTGGACGGGTTGGATCCGCAGAGCCAGGCGCTGCTCGCCGAGGCGCGCAGCCGCGCGGTCGAGGGCACGCACCGCATCCTCGAGCTCGAGGTGCGCGGCGGTGGCTTCACCTGGTTCGACGGCTACAGCGAGCCCAGCCTGCCCATGACGCTCGTCGCGCTGGACGGGCTCGCGTACGCGGTGGAGGCGGGGCTGGTGGACCGCAACGAGCCGCGCATCGTGGAGAGCGCGCGCTGGCTCGAGGCGCAGGAGAACCTGCCCACGGAGCTGGATGCGACGCGCGCCTGGGTGCTCTCGCGCCTGGACGGCCCGCGCGCGGCGCCCCGCGTGCGCGCGCTGGTGCAGGCGGCCCAGCCCGGCGACCTCTACCCGCTCGCGCTCGCGGTGCTCGCCGCGGAGCAGGCCGGCGTGCGCCGTGAGCCCGCGCTCGCCTCGCGCCTCGAGCAGCTGGTGGCCCTGAGCCGCGAGGGCTTCGCCAAGCCCGCGCTGCTCACCCAGCCGGACGAGGCGCTGTGGCGCTACCCGCTGCGCCGCGTGGGCCTCACCGCGGTGCTCGGCCACGCGGCCTCCTACGGCCCCATCGACGTGGACGCCGTGCGCCGGCAGCTGCTCGAGCTGCTGAGCGAGCCCGGCCTCTCCACCTTCGACCGGAGCACCGCGCTGCTGCACTCGCTGTGGCTCGTGGAACGCGATGCGAAGCAGCTGCGCCGCCTGCCGCCGCCCGAGGTGAAGGGCGTGGGCAAGCCCGTGCACTTCAGCGCCCGGGGCCTCGGCCTCGTGGCCACCCTGGAGCCCGGCACGCGCAGCGTGGAGCTCGCGGACTTCCCCGGCGTGGCCAGCCTGCACGCTGTCGCGTCCACGCCGCTTCCGGACGTGAAGCCGGAGAGCGAAGGCATGAGCCTGTCGCGCGCCTACTACGCCCTGCGCGAGGGGACGCGCGTGCGCCTGAACGCGGGCGACAGCGTGCACGTGGGCGAGGAGGTGTACGTGGAGCTCACGCTGGATGCGCGCGAGGACAGCCGCGACCGCTCCGCCTACTACGTGGTGGAGGACGCGGTCCCCGCGGGCTTCGTGCCGCTGGGCGAGGACAAGGCCTTCCGCGCCGAGCCCTACTCGCTGCCGCTCGCCCCCGAGGCCCTCAAGCGCCGTTCCTTGAGCCCCGAGCGCGCCACCTTCTTCTTCGAGGAGCCCGCCTGGTGGAGCCAGAGCCCGCGCACGGTGGGCTACGTGCTGCGCGCGCAGTTCGCCGGCACCTTCTCGGCGCCCCCCGCGCGCATCGAGGACATGTACGTGGCGCGCGTGCACGGCCGCACCGCGGCGGACGTGCTCAAGGTGGTGCCCAGCGCGAGCAGCGCCACCGCCGCGGGCCAGGACGGAGGCTGA
- a CDS encoding zinc ribbon domain-containing protein — MIQFTRNYSDRSNDSGFQFEFFCDKCGNGHMSPFVTSKLSLASSVLKAAASLFGGAASSAAYAGDHLKDAMRGKAWDEAYSEAVKGGREHFEHCTRCGKWVCPEACWNAARGLCEECAPDLAEEAASIQAHVAVEQTWEKARGENQVAHLDMKAPRTVACPHCSARVEGGKFCPECGKGLSTQVACGGCGAQVPAAARLCPECGQPPVKPGRG, encoded by the coding sequence ATGATCCAGTTCACCCGCAACTACAGCGACCGCTCGAACGACAGCGGCTTCCAGTTCGAGTTCTTCTGCGACAAGTGTGGCAACGGGCACATGAGCCCCTTCGTCACGAGCAAGTTGAGCCTCGCCTCCTCGGTGCTGAAGGCGGCCGCGAGCCTCTTCGGCGGAGCGGCCTCCAGCGCCGCCTACGCGGGGGACCACCTGAAAGACGCGATGCGCGGCAAGGCCTGGGACGAGGCCTACTCCGAAGCCGTGAAGGGCGGCCGCGAGCACTTCGAGCACTGCACGCGCTGCGGCAAGTGGGTGTGCCCGGAGGCATGCTGGAACGCGGCGCGCGGCCTGTGCGAGGAGTGCGCGCCGGACCTCGCCGAGGAGGCCGCGAGCATCCAGGCGCACGTGGCCGTGGAGCAGACCTGGGAGAAGGCGCGCGGGGAGAACCAGGTGGCGCACCTGGACATGAAGGCGCCGCGCACCGTCGCGTGTCCGCACTGCAGCGCCCGGGTGGAGGGCGGCAAGTTCTGCCCCGAGTGCGGCAAGGGCCTCAGCACCCAGGTGGCCTGCGGCGGCTGCGGCGCGCAGGTACCGGCCGCGGCCAGGCTCTGCCCCGAGTGCGGTCAGCCCCCGGTCAAGCCGGGCCGCGGATGA
- a CDS encoding haloalkane dehalogenase — MPPAIHRLDVLDSFLSYREAGRGSPIVLLHGNPTSSHVWRNVIPQLAGRGRVLAPDLIGMGGSGKPELAYRFEDHARYLDAWFEALGLRDVLLVGYDWGGVLALDWARRHPERVRGVVVFETFLRPMRWSDWSGEGEKLFRALRTPGVGEQLVLEQNAFLARSLEHGVRTGLSEEDRRAYYAPYPDAASRRPLLQWPREIPIDGTPADVAGVIERYDTWLAGPSAPPALLLTFGDEGLVKPADVAWARSTLPALEIVPLVPAGHHAAEDAPGELSRAVLGWMDRHGW, encoded by the coding sequence ATGCCCCCTGCCATCCACCGCCTCGACGTCCTCGACTCGTTCCTCTCCTACCGCGAGGCCGGCCGCGGCTCGCCCATCGTGCTGCTGCACGGCAACCCCACCTCCTCGCACGTGTGGCGCAACGTGATTCCGCAGCTCGCCGGGCGCGGGCGCGTCCTCGCGCCGGACCTCATCGGCATGGGCGGCTCGGGCAAGCCGGAGCTCGCCTACCGCTTCGAGGACCACGCGCGCTACCTCGACGCCTGGTTCGAAGCGCTCGGCCTGCGCGACGTGCTGCTGGTGGGCTACGACTGGGGCGGGGTGCTCGCGCTGGACTGGGCGCGGCGCCACCCGGAGCGCGTGCGAGGCGTGGTGGTGTTCGAGACCTTCCTGCGCCCCATGCGCTGGAGCGACTGGTCGGGCGAGGGCGAGAAGCTGTTCCGCGCGCTGCGCACCCCGGGCGTGGGGGAGCAGCTGGTGCTGGAGCAGAACGCCTTCCTCGCGCGCTCGCTCGAGCACGGCGTGCGCACGGGCCTCTCGGAAGAGGACCGGCGCGCCTACTACGCCCCGTACCCGGACGCGGCCTCGCGCCGCCCGCTGCTGCAGTGGCCGCGCGAGATCCCCATCGACGGCACGCCTGCGGACGTGGCCGGGGTCATCGAGCGCTACGACACGTGGCTCGCCGGGCCCTCTGCGCCCCCGGCGTTGCTGCTCACCTTCGGGGACGAGGGTCTGGTGAAGCCCGCGGACGTGGCGTGGGCGCGCAGCACGCTGCCCGCGCTGGAGATCGTCCCGCTCGTGCCGGCAGGACACCACGCCGCCGAGGACGCCCCCGGGGAGCTCTCGCGCGCCGTGCTCGGCTGGATGGACCGCCACGGCTGGTGA
- a CDS encoding GTPase has protein sequence MTDLSRLRAALEAARDALPEPDALPDPAAADAARRLAERLRRDLLPRLGSSEAPLLLVAIAGPNNVGKSTLFNALVGASLSPARPEGGLTKQCLAAAHPDTWTGALKDFLTRRYDVVPVLEGQVAPVDQAGPPGRLFLVLSEAVPRGLLVMDTPDFDSVYRDNRERAEALLVTVDVLVFVVSRQTYQNAALVDFLRAGVGHGRPYVVVYNESTREEVARGHLEKLAQDVGHPPLARYLAPHQPEVEAGLRPLATHPLDGGPALSQLLGEAEHARALKARALEASLKDARAEMDLLARAAREAAHEPERLRQRLRHELQTVGARAAIKAVPADVLVDAFRDELDARSALHRYVRLPFRGLAAALTFATRKVRESFVGPEREQLSPVDLTEDTLKDGVRRAIEALAPEVAAWRGDAATRALLQEAFGPPTLARLEGPLGLEAARAPAEDRASLYAFCRGLIAQELTGGMREEALQALTTLVYSVPSGAAAIVTVASGGLGHDAVIWAGTLLSTPLLERFVDLLGADIRHTVTQRWADAHGATLAKALEERLFAPLLQRLDAQAARWEQSAAALEASAAQLG, from the coding sequence ATGACCGACCTCTCCCGCCTGCGCGCCGCCCTCGAGGCCGCGCGCGACGCCCTGCCCGAGCCCGACGCCCTCCCCGACCCCGCCGCCGCGGACGCCGCCCGCCGGCTCGCCGAGCGCCTGCGCCGAGACCTGCTGCCGCGCCTCGGCAGCAGCGAGGCGCCGCTGCTGCTCGTGGCCATCGCGGGCCCCAACAACGTGGGCAAGAGCACCCTCTTCAACGCTCTGGTGGGCGCCTCCCTCAGCCCCGCGCGCCCCGAGGGCGGCCTCACCAAGCAGTGCCTCGCCGCCGCGCACCCGGACACGTGGACCGGTGCGCTCAAGGACTTCCTCACCCGCCGCTACGACGTGGTGCCGGTGCTCGAGGGGCAGGTGGCACCGGTGGACCAGGCGGGCCCGCCGGGGCGGCTCTTCCTCGTGCTCTCGGAGGCGGTGCCGCGCGGCCTGCTGGTGATGGACACGCCGGACTTCGACAGCGTGTACCGCGACAACCGCGAGCGCGCCGAGGCGCTGCTCGTCACCGTGGACGTGCTGGTGTTCGTGGTGAGCCGGCAGACCTACCAGAACGCCGCGCTGGTGGACTTCCTGCGCGCGGGCGTGGGCCACGGGCGCCCCTACGTGGTCGTCTACAACGAGAGCACGCGCGAGGAGGTGGCGCGCGGGCACCTGGAGAAGCTCGCCCAGGACGTGGGACACCCGCCGCTCGCGCGCTACCTCGCGCCGCACCAGCCGGAGGTGGAGGCCGGGCTGCGGCCGCTCGCCACCCACCCGCTGGACGGCGGCCCCGCGCTCTCGCAGCTCCTGGGCGAGGCGGAGCACGCGCGGGCGCTCAAGGCACGCGCGCTGGAGGCCTCGCTCAAGGACGCGCGTGCCGAGATGGACCTGCTCGCCCGCGCCGCGCGCGAGGCGGCGCACGAGCCGGAGCGGCTGCGGCAGCGGCTGCGCCACGAGCTGCAGACGGTGGGTGCGCGCGCCGCCATCAAGGCGGTGCCGGCGGACGTGCTGGTGGATGCGTTTCGCGACGAGCTGGATGCGCGCAGCGCGCTGCACCGCTACGTGCGGCTGCCCTTCCGCGGGCTCGCCGCCGCCCTCACCTTCGCCACGCGCAAGGTGCGCGAGTCCTTCGTGGGGCCCGAGCGCGAGCAGCTCTCCCCCGTGGACCTCACCGAGGACACGCTGAAGGACGGGGTGCGCCGCGCCATCGAAGCGCTCGCTCCCGAGGTGGCCGCGTGGCGCGGGGATGCGGCCACGCGCGCGCTGCTGCAGGAGGCCTTCGGGCCGCCGACGCTCGCGCGGCTGGAGGGACCGCTGGGGCTGGAGGCCGCGCGCGCTCCGGCTGAGGACCGCGCGAGCCTCTACGCCTTCTGCCGCGGCCTCATCGCGCAGGAGCTCACCGGCGGGATGCGCGAGGAGGCGCTGCAGGCGCTCACCACGCTCGTGTACTCGGTGCCCTCGGGCGCGGCCGCCATCGTCACCGTGGCGAGCGGCGGCCTCGGCCACGACGCCGTCATCTGGGCGGGCACGCTGCTGTCCACGCCGCTGCTCGAGCGCTTCGTGGACCTGCTGGGCGCGGACATCCGCCACACCGTCACGCAGCGGTGGGCGGACGCGCACGGCGCCACGCTGGCGAAGGCGCTGGAGGAGCGGCTCTTCGCGCCGCTCTTGCAGCGCCTGGACGCGCAGGCGGCACGCTGGGAGCAGAGCGCCGCGGCGCTCGAGGCGTCCGCGGCGCAGCTGGGTTAG
- a CDS encoding DUF4865 family protein: protein MHAMQYELTLPADYDMGIIRHRVATRGARTDAFRGLGIKAYAIREKGVHGSPVNQYAPFYLWADVAGMKEFLFGPGFAGIISDFGRPTVRHWTGLGFAPGPGFDVTPVAATRTTVRLGTERPLADAAHEAVEGLAAQASARGVHSAAALVDPTAWELVHFTLWSGEAPQDAAGEHYQLLHVSSPRLQDLPRGRAW from the coding sequence ATGCACGCCATGCAGTACGAGCTCACCCTGCCCGCCGACTACGACATGGGCATCATCCGCCACCGCGTGGCCACGCGCGGCGCGCGCACGGATGCGTTCCGCGGACTCGGCATCAAGGCCTACGCCATCCGCGAGAAGGGCGTGCACGGCTCGCCCGTGAACCAGTACGCGCCCTTCTACCTGTGGGCGGACGTGGCCGGCATGAAGGAGTTCCTCTTCGGGCCGGGCTTCGCCGGCATCATCAGCGACTTCGGCAGGCCTACCGTGCGCCACTGGACCGGGCTCGGCTTCGCGCCCGGTCCCGGCTTCGACGTCACACCGGTGGCGGCGACGCGCACCACCGTGCGGCTGGGCACGGAGCGGCCGCTCGCAGATGCCGCGCACGAGGCGGTGGAGGGTCTGGCTGCGCAGGCCTCCGCGCGTGGCGTGCACTCGGCCGCTGCGCTCGTGGATCCCACCGCCTGGGAGCTCGTGCACTTCACGCTGTGGAGCGGAGAGGCGCCGCAAGATGCCGCGGGGGAGCACTACCAACTGCTGCACGTCTCGAGTCCGCGGCTACAGGACTTGCCGCGCGGGCGGGCGTGGTAG
- a CDS encoding FMN-binding negative transcriptional regulator: MYIPAHFRVDDPALLLPLIERYGFATLVTVEEGSPFATHLPLLLRRGPDRLVGHMARANPQWRGLAQQREVLALFQGPHAYVSPSWYASAPNVPTWNYAVVHAYGEARLIEEPAQVHALLQDTVTQYESGRERPWRLEEAADYAERLVKGIVAFELRLTRLEGKFKLSQNKGAEDRAGVIAALEASEDPLERELARMMRRVG; the protein is encoded by the coding sequence ATGTACATCCCCGCCCACTTCCGGGTCGACGACCCCGCGCTGCTCCTCCCCCTCATCGAGCGCTACGGCTTCGCCACGCTCGTCACCGTAGAGGAGGGCAGCCCCTTCGCGACCCACCTGCCCCTGCTGCTGCGCCGCGGGCCGGACCGGCTCGTGGGACACATGGCGCGCGCAAACCCGCAGTGGCGCGGGCTCGCGCAGCAGCGCGAGGTGCTCGCGCTCTTCCAGGGGCCGCACGCCTACGTCTCGCCCTCCTGGTACGCGAGCGCGCCCAACGTGCCCACCTGGAACTACGCGGTGGTGCACGCGTACGGCGAGGCGCGGCTCATCGAGGAGCCCGCGCAGGTGCACGCACTGCTGCAGGACACCGTGACCCAGTACGAGTCCGGGCGTGAGCGGCCGTGGCGCCTCGAGGAGGCCGCGGACTACGCGGAGCGGCTGGTGAAGGGCATCGTCGCCTTCGAGCTGCGGCTCACCCGGCTCGAGGGCAAGTTCAAGCTGAGCCAGAACAAGGGCGCCGAGGACCGCGCCGGCGTCATCGCGGCGCTCGAGGCGAGCGAGGATCCACTAGAGCGCGAGCTGGCGCGGATGATGAGGCGCGTGGGCTGA